A window of Primulina huaijiensis isolate GDHJ02 chromosome 9, ASM1229523v2, whole genome shotgun sequence contains these coding sequences:
- the LOC140983756 gene encoding uncharacterized protein isoform X1, translating to MAAVSNRSPSSNASRPSSNLNPNSRNQENNPETRKSFSGGNNPLGKPSILTNLRRFDPVTPANTPSESSDFTRRSVGKESCVGLFFNVCEEKENDEKDMNFKAAKLRSPAKNSKNFMSPTISAASKFTPSPRKRVLVERNDPVRTSMSLSDGKAMFFSTSSTDVSENLEPKSDLGFDQNHSIDSFVDAEVADSQKIEAVPEDPAVSKPSKKVTFLDAPTDSESVVTDSDENFLESSLKNKSCCSDVSPSIAPLDADPSMPPYDPKTNYLSPRPQFLYYKPNSRIDMLLNKNRLDSDEFMQPEYDFTEDSTSETISDSERTEESQAEDLQEEESGLTASADMVVGVTEMEELSSGVELPESLPISLPSIDDLPENSVQRIDKKPRGFSRLICGSMFLIFVIAFASIYITHSPLVDEFVLKNTGFSDFSDLYHQSKEKFDWVARHINHFQVDSLSFISALMNKLGEGEMMGPLQFMNLTDLQKKIWNNEHFQIHQGLMKDLEEDDELEEFAEEEEYAVDTDERFDEEIEEYDRLETEDISPFSEIFSESEPEILEIVEGADGVAPEDDQLAAASQDQESRFEAKDVEMGTEITDAENLDAETNVGSSTDVNLLNDESSFEEVDSSGEANVESYPVLESPPPQTSEEKFHTNYIIGISSVFVALSTVAALIYLNKKKPSLAEVVSQTQPLTVKKPDNENEFAGGTEHVSEERRLSSTHTEVDLLGGSCPSEISSFQKSYREMKGADEVQSLENKPKRYSKRESLASSSGYSTGSPSYGSFTTYERIPTKHANRDEDMEVVTPVRRSSRLRNQITSP from the exons ATGGCGGCTGTTTCAAATAGATCTCCTTCCTCAAATGCATCCAGGCCTAGTAGTAATCTCAATCCCAATtccagaaatcaagaaaacaatCCTGAAACTAGGAAAAGTTTCAGTGGTGGCAACAATCCTTTAGGAAAACCCTCTATTCTTACTAATCTGAGGAGATTTGATCCCGTCACCCCTGCCAATACCCCTTCAG AATCTTCAGATTTTACAAGGAGATCGGTGGGAAAAGAAAGCTGCGTGGGTTTATTTTTTAACGTTTGTGAAGAAAAAGAGAACGATGAAAAAGATATGAATTTCAAGGCCGCAAAACTCCGGTCTCCGGCAAAAAATTCCAAGAATTTCATGTCACCTACTATTTCGGCCGCCTCAAAATTTACCCCATCTCCAAGAAAAAGGGTCTTGGTGGAGAGAAATGATCCCGTTCGAACCTCAATGTCCTTATCTGATGGAAAAGCTATGTTTTTTTCCACCTCGTCCACAGATGTTTCTGAAAATTTAGAGCCAAAATCTGACCTGGGATTTGACCAGAATCACTCCATTGATAGTTTCGTGGATGCAGAAGTTGCCGATTCTCAGAAAATTGAGGCTGTTCCTGAAGATCCTGCAGTTTCCAAGCCTTCAAAAAAAGTTACATTTTTAGATGCACCTACAGATTCTGAATCAGTGGTTACTGATTCTGATGAAAATTTTCTCGAATCCAGCTTAAAGAACAAGAGTTGTTGTTCAGATGTTTCCCCGTCCATAGCCCCACTCGATGCAGATCCATCCATGCCTCCTTATGATCCTAAAACCAATTACCTTTCTCCAAGGCCTCAATTTCTTTATTACAAACCAAATTCCAGGATCGACATGCTCTTGAACAAGAATAGGCTGGATTCGGATGAATTCATGCAACCAGAATATGATTTTACTGAAGATTCCACGTCTGAAACCATATCAGATTCCGAGCGCACAGAAGAATCTCAGGCGGAGGATCTGCAAGAGGAGGAATCTGGGCTTACTGCTTCAGCTGATATGGTAGTAGGCGTAACCGAAATGGAAGAATTGTCCTCTGGCGTTGAACTGCCTGAATCTTTACCGATCAGCTTGCCTTCTATTGATGACTTGCCAGAAAATTCGGTGCAGAGAATTGATAAGAAACCACGGGGTTTCTCTAGATTGATTTGTGGCTCTATGTTTCTGATTTTCGTGATTGCTTTTGCATCAATTTACATTACTCATTCTCCATTAGTTGATGAATTCGTTTTAAAAAATACGGGCTTCTCTGATTTTAGTGATCTTTATCACCAATCAAAGGAGAAATTTGATTGGGTTGCAAGACATATCAATCACTTCCAAGTTGATTCTTTGTCTTTCATTTCTGCCCTAATGAACAAGCTCGGTGAAGGAGAAATGATGGGCCCTTTGCAGTTCATGAATCTTACTGATCTTCAAAAGAAAATTTGGAACAATGAACATTTTCAGATCCATCAAGGATTGATGAAGGATCTTGAAGAAGATGATGAGTTGGAGGAATTTGCAGAGGAAGAAGAATATGCAGTAGATACTGATGAAAGATTTGATGAGGAAATTGAAGAATATGACAGATTAGAAACTGAAGACATCTCTCCTTTTTCtgaaatattttctgaatcAGAGCCTGAGATTTTAGAAATTGTAGAAGGTGCCGATGGAGTTGCCCCTGAAGATGATCAATTAGCTGCTGCTTCTCAGGATCAAGAAAGTAGATTTGAAGCCAAAGATGTAGAAATGGGGACTGAGATCACTGATGCTGAAAATTTGGACGCTGAAACTAATGTTGGTTCTTCTACTGATGTTAATTTGTTGAACGATGAAAGTTCATTTGAAGAAGTTGATTCGTCTGGTGAAGCAAATGTCGAAAGCTATCCAGTACTGGAGTCGCCGCCACCTCAGACATCAGAAGAAAAATTTCACACAAATTACATCATTGGCATTTCTTCCGTCTTCGTGGCTCTATCGACAGTTGCAGCGCTCATATACTTGAACAAGAAAAAACCAAGTCTGGCCGAAGTTGTTTCGCAAACCCAACCATTGACGGTGAAGAAGCCGGACAATGAAAATGAATTTGCTGGTGGTACAGAGCACGTTTCCGAAGAAAGGCGGCTATCATCCACCCACACAGAGGTCGATTTGCTCGGTGGATCATGCCCTTCCGAAATCAGCAGCTTTCAAAAAAGTTACAGAGAGATGAAAGGAGCAGATGAAGTTCAAAGTTTAGAGAACAAACCAAAGAGGTATTCGAAAAGGGAGTCATTGGCTTCTTCATCAGGGTATTCCACTGGCTCCCCATCATATGGAAGCTTCACCACATACGAAAGAATTCCCactaaacat GCGAATAGAGACGAGGACATGGAAGTTGTTACACCGGTGAGGCGTTCTAGCCGTCTCAGGAATCAGATCACTTCTCCATGA
- the LOC140985434 gene encoding uncharacterized protein, whose product MAATTVSIQPRPCSANFQALSLYSSTNSHLPISTFLQLQRRPAATLLLLLQKGRNPIHNNGFWGVSSRSGMVMGDYGGDFDDDDEDDEEDEGEDRSLDLLIRFVENVFKKVSRKARKAVKSVLPIHISTKLVGFAVNGTIILTFLWVLKAFLENTSFGAGRICSRRINYLLNLHQSAVELSGLGFCPYSPYPPILDPSMLHVQYSLYIWILVMYSCSQKSSFWQWFCKT is encoded by the exons ATGGCGGCGACAACCGTATCTATCCAACCTCGGCCTTGCTCCGCTAACTTCCAAGCACTGTCTCTCTATTCCTCCACCAACTCTCATCTTCCAATCAGCACCTTCCTGCAATTGCAGCGCCGCCCCGCCGCTactcttcttctcctcctccag AAAGGTCGGAATCCAATTCACAATAATGGTTTTTGGGGAGTGAGCTCGCGAAGTGGTATGGTGATGGGTGACTATGGAGGTGATTTTGATGACGATGACGAGgatgatgaagaagatgaaggGGAAGACAGGAGCTTGGATCTCCTGATCAGGTTTGTGGAGAATGTGTTCAAAAAGGTATCGAGGAAAGCACGCAAGGCAGTTAAATCTGTTCTTCCTATTCATATCTCCACCAAATTG GTCGGATTTGCGGTCAATGGAACTATAATTCTAACCTTTTTGTGGGTTCTGAAGGCATTCTTGGAG AATACCTCCTTCGGGGCAGGGAGGATTTGTTCGAGAAGAATTAATTACCTCTTGAATTTGCACCAATCTGCAGTTGAGTTGTCGGGGTTAGGATTTTGCCCTTATTCCCCCTACCCTCCAATACTCGATCCATCCATGCTCCATGTGCAATATTCTCTATATATATGGATTTTAGTCATGTATTCCTGTTCCCAGAAAAGCAGTTTCTGGCAATGGTTTTGCAAAACATGA
- the LOC140983756 gene encoding uncharacterized protein isoform X2 gives MAAVSNRSPSSNASRPSSNLNPNSRNQENNPETRKSFSGGNNPLGKPSILTNLRRFDPVTPANTPSDFTRRSVGKESCVGLFFNVCEEKENDEKDMNFKAAKLRSPAKNSKNFMSPTISAASKFTPSPRKRVLVERNDPVRTSMSLSDGKAMFFSTSSTDVSENLEPKSDLGFDQNHSIDSFVDAEVADSQKIEAVPEDPAVSKPSKKVTFLDAPTDSESVVTDSDENFLESSLKNKSCCSDVSPSIAPLDADPSMPPYDPKTNYLSPRPQFLYYKPNSRIDMLLNKNRLDSDEFMQPEYDFTEDSTSETISDSERTEESQAEDLQEEESGLTASADMVVGVTEMEELSSGVELPESLPISLPSIDDLPENSVQRIDKKPRGFSRLICGSMFLIFVIAFASIYITHSPLVDEFVLKNTGFSDFSDLYHQSKEKFDWVARHINHFQVDSLSFISALMNKLGEGEMMGPLQFMNLTDLQKKIWNNEHFQIHQGLMKDLEEDDELEEFAEEEEYAVDTDERFDEEIEEYDRLETEDISPFSEIFSESEPEILEIVEGADGVAPEDDQLAAASQDQESRFEAKDVEMGTEITDAENLDAETNVGSSTDVNLLNDESSFEEVDSSGEANVESYPVLESPPPQTSEEKFHTNYIIGISSVFVALSTVAALIYLNKKKPSLAEVVSQTQPLTVKKPDNENEFAGGTEHVSEERRLSSTHTEVDLLGGSCPSEISSFQKSYREMKGADEVQSLENKPKRYSKRESLASSSGYSTGSPSYGSFTTYERIPTKHANRDEDMEVVTPVRRSSRLRNQITSP, from the exons ATGGCGGCTGTTTCAAATAGATCTCCTTCCTCAAATGCATCCAGGCCTAGTAGTAATCTCAATCCCAATtccagaaatcaagaaaacaatCCTGAAACTAGGAAAAGTTTCAGTGGTGGCAACAATCCTTTAGGAAAACCCTCTATTCTTACTAATCTGAGGAGATTTGATCCCGTCACCCCTGCCAATACCCCTTCAG ATTTTACAAGGAGATCGGTGGGAAAAGAAAGCTGCGTGGGTTTATTTTTTAACGTTTGTGAAGAAAAAGAGAACGATGAAAAAGATATGAATTTCAAGGCCGCAAAACTCCGGTCTCCGGCAAAAAATTCCAAGAATTTCATGTCACCTACTATTTCGGCCGCCTCAAAATTTACCCCATCTCCAAGAAAAAGGGTCTTGGTGGAGAGAAATGATCCCGTTCGAACCTCAATGTCCTTATCTGATGGAAAAGCTATGTTTTTTTCCACCTCGTCCACAGATGTTTCTGAAAATTTAGAGCCAAAATCTGACCTGGGATTTGACCAGAATCACTCCATTGATAGTTTCGTGGATGCAGAAGTTGCCGATTCTCAGAAAATTGAGGCTGTTCCTGAAGATCCTGCAGTTTCCAAGCCTTCAAAAAAAGTTACATTTTTAGATGCACCTACAGATTCTGAATCAGTGGTTACTGATTCTGATGAAAATTTTCTCGAATCCAGCTTAAAGAACAAGAGTTGTTGTTCAGATGTTTCCCCGTCCATAGCCCCACTCGATGCAGATCCATCCATGCCTCCTTATGATCCTAAAACCAATTACCTTTCTCCAAGGCCTCAATTTCTTTATTACAAACCAAATTCCAGGATCGACATGCTCTTGAACAAGAATAGGCTGGATTCGGATGAATTCATGCAACCAGAATATGATTTTACTGAAGATTCCACGTCTGAAACCATATCAGATTCCGAGCGCACAGAAGAATCTCAGGCGGAGGATCTGCAAGAGGAGGAATCTGGGCTTACTGCTTCAGCTGATATGGTAGTAGGCGTAACCGAAATGGAAGAATTGTCCTCTGGCGTTGAACTGCCTGAATCTTTACCGATCAGCTTGCCTTCTATTGATGACTTGCCAGAAAATTCGGTGCAGAGAATTGATAAGAAACCACGGGGTTTCTCTAGATTGATTTGTGGCTCTATGTTTCTGATTTTCGTGATTGCTTTTGCATCAATTTACATTACTCATTCTCCATTAGTTGATGAATTCGTTTTAAAAAATACGGGCTTCTCTGATTTTAGTGATCTTTATCACCAATCAAAGGAGAAATTTGATTGGGTTGCAAGACATATCAATCACTTCCAAGTTGATTCTTTGTCTTTCATTTCTGCCCTAATGAACAAGCTCGGTGAAGGAGAAATGATGGGCCCTTTGCAGTTCATGAATCTTACTGATCTTCAAAAGAAAATTTGGAACAATGAACATTTTCAGATCCATCAAGGATTGATGAAGGATCTTGAAGAAGATGATGAGTTGGAGGAATTTGCAGAGGAAGAAGAATATGCAGTAGATACTGATGAAAGATTTGATGAGGAAATTGAAGAATATGACAGATTAGAAACTGAAGACATCTCTCCTTTTTCtgaaatattttctgaatcAGAGCCTGAGATTTTAGAAATTGTAGAAGGTGCCGATGGAGTTGCCCCTGAAGATGATCAATTAGCTGCTGCTTCTCAGGATCAAGAAAGTAGATTTGAAGCCAAAGATGTAGAAATGGGGACTGAGATCACTGATGCTGAAAATTTGGACGCTGAAACTAATGTTGGTTCTTCTACTGATGTTAATTTGTTGAACGATGAAAGTTCATTTGAAGAAGTTGATTCGTCTGGTGAAGCAAATGTCGAAAGCTATCCAGTACTGGAGTCGCCGCCACCTCAGACATCAGAAGAAAAATTTCACACAAATTACATCATTGGCATTTCTTCCGTCTTCGTGGCTCTATCGACAGTTGCAGCGCTCATATACTTGAACAAGAAAAAACCAAGTCTGGCCGAAGTTGTTTCGCAAACCCAACCATTGACGGTGAAGAAGCCGGACAATGAAAATGAATTTGCTGGTGGTACAGAGCACGTTTCCGAAGAAAGGCGGCTATCATCCACCCACACAGAGGTCGATTTGCTCGGTGGATCATGCCCTTCCGAAATCAGCAGCTTTCAAAAAAGTTACAGAGAGATGAAAGGAGCAGATGAAGTTCAAAGTTTAGAGAACAAACCAAAGAGGTATTCGAAAAGGGAGTCATTGGCTTCTTCATCAGGGTATTCCACTGGCTCCCCATCATATGGAAGCTTCACCACATACGAAAGAATTCCCactaaacat GCGAATAGAGACGAGGACATGGAAGTTGTTACACCGGTGAGGCGTTCTAGCCGTCTCAGGAATCAGATCACTTCTCCATGA